ATCGGTGAGATAACCAGTGACAAAAAGTTAATTATCACAAGTCGCGATGACAGCCGGGTGCTGTTAGACTTTGAAGAGGATATTGTCACAGGGATCACTGCAAGATAAACTGAGGTGTGTGCAACGGTTAAAATTAAAGGTATAGCAAAGTCTACTCTGGATTTCATCCTCGAGGTTTCAAAATCATCTGCACCGAGAGAATTTGCGGGACTATTGAGGGCCGAAGATGGTGTTATAAAAGATGTGATATTCCTCCCCGGTACCGAATCGTCCCAGAGAAGTGCCACAATCCGATTAATCATGATGCCAAATATCAGTATCGCAGGTTCTGTTCACAGCCATCCAACGTCAAATACGAATCCATCCCGTGCCGACCTTGCCCTGTTTGCCAGGGTGGGCGGCTACAATATCATTGCAGGTGCACCCTATGACAGCCGTTCTTGGCGGTGTTATGACTCGAACGGACGTTCGATACCACTCAACGTGCTTGATATCGAATTTGACGATGATGACGCTGACCTCGTCTTATTTTAATAGATAGAATGTATTACCTTTAGTACTCAAGAAAATCTGACAACGAAAGAGAAATTTCTCGTTTCAACAGACATATAGTTTAAATATATTCTCGTATTATTATTATCAAGTGCGTCATGTAAGAACGTGGTTCGGGATTTATTCAGTGAAAAATGGACACGTACTTTCATGTGAACTGTACCCTAAAGACGTGAAAAGCCTTGTGGACAGATTGCAGGAAGTTCAGACAAGTTTAATATCCGATGACTTGGACGGTCTGGACCTGCGAGTTGCTGCTAAAGAATGCGGGTTTGTGACTTCAGAGGAAGAATATAATGCTCTTTTTCATACGGTATACACTGAACTTGCTATTCGGCAGATCACAGCCACAAGGTCGAACGATACAATACTTGTCCAGTCTATCCAGGCCATGGACGACCTTGACAGGATTACGAATGCATTATCTGAGCGGTTAAAAGAAATGTATGACCTGAATTTTCCCGAAATCGGATTAAAAGGTGAAAAGCTCGTACATTTTGTATCCAAACACGGGACCAGGAATAATGTTAACCACTGTGATCTGGAACATAAAAATATCCATATCCTTGCAGAATGCTCAACCGGAATGGAACTTCCTGAAGCATTTGCAAATAGCATCAAGGATATGGCATCCAACATAGCAGGACTTTATGCAGCCAAAGACCAGATCTCCAAATTTATTGGAAACCACATGGAACGGAACTATTCCAATCTATCAGATGTTGCAGGCGTCCATATCAGTGCAAGATTGATCAGTATTGCAGGGGGAGCCCAAAAACTCGCCAATATGCCATCAAGCACTATTCAGGTACTTGGTGCAGAAAAATCATTGTTCAAACATCTCAGAGGTAATGCAACATCACCCAAACACGGTGTGATTTTCCAGCATCCTCTTGTCAGGGAAGGCCCCTGGTGGCTGAGGGGTAAGATTGCTCGATTAGTAGCTGCAAAAATATCACTGGCTGTGCGGGTAGACTTCTATGCAGGGGATTTCAGGAAGGAACTTGCAGAGGACCTTAACAGGAAGGTGGGGGAACTGTATAAAAAGTATCCATCCCCACCAAAACGAAAGAGCGGTAAGTAGTAAGTAAGTAGTAAATAAGTAAGTAAATAAATTGATACCAAAATAGTAATCATACTACTGATCTTTTGTGTTTACGTCCTATTTTTCATCAGCACACGAATCAATGAACCTGGGTGCAAACTCCCGGTACGATGCCGCGTGCAGGTGAGAATAAACCCCTATGGTGTTCTTGACCATCAATCCATCGTACCCGTCTTTAATTCCAATACCCCTCTCCAGTTTTATCCCGAACCTGGCATCATCAGGAATATCAATAATCTCAGAATGGTGGAATTCATGACCAAAGAATTTATCCCTGCTATTTCCTACGGGTGTGCTTTCAACAAAACTGCCACGGCTGTAACTGACCACACGGCTCTGGCCCATCATTGTCCTTCCAGGCAGTGCGCCCACCATTGCATAGTTCCCTTCTGGCATATCTGCAGTGCGGTATGAGGATGTATTCACTTTCCCTGTGACCATTTCACCGGTAAGATACATCAAACCGCCGCATTCGGCATAGATCGGCATTCCGGATTGTGACATCTCTTTTATATGTTGTCGCATACTTTCATTGGCTGACAGTCCAGGCGCATATAGTTCGGGGTACCCGCCCCCAATGTACAGCCCGTCAATCTCAGGCATTTGTGCATCATTCAAAGGACTGAAATATTCAAGTTTCGCCCCTGCCAGTTCAAGCAGGTCCAGATTGTCACGGTAATAAAAATTAAACGCCTCGTCCAGAGCTATACCAATAACCGGATTTTTCCCTTCCGGACCTGGTACGAATATATCTGGTTTCGGTAACTTCATGGGTGATGCACTTTTTGCCATTTCAAGCACAGTATCTATCTCGATACCTTCCCTGATGATATCTTCGATCCCTTTGATGCGCCTGTCAAAATCATCCAGCTTGCGCCGTCCCTCTATTGCAGGGATGAGGCCAAGATGGCGCATGCTGATATTCATGGAATCGTTGCGGTGTATCTCTCCAATGACCGGAGTGCCTGTATAGGTCTCAATGGCTTCCCTGGCCTTACGGGCATGTCTCACGCCACCGATATTGTTCAGGATGACACCTGTTATGTTCACTTCAGGGTCAAAAGACTTGTAACCCATGACTACGGCAGCAGCGCTGCGTGTTATACTGCGGGCATCGATCACCAGAACCACAGCACAGTCCAGCATCTTTGCGATCTGTGCTGTGCTGCCTGTTTCCGTTAGACCTTCCAAACCCTCGAATAATCCTCTGACCCCTTCGATGATCGCAATATCAGCACCTCCCTGGTAACTTATACCGTGATGGAACACTTCCAGTACAGCATTGCGGTGCATCAGGTGGCCATCGATGTTGCGGCCGGGCCGGCCAGTTACTTCAGTATGGTAACTGGGGTCGATATAATCCAATCCTACCTTAAAAGACTGGACACGCAAGCCTCTACGATTCAGCACTGACATCAGTCCTGTGGAAATAGTGGTCTTGCCGCTGGATGAACGGTCTCCTGCAATGAGTATTCTGGGTATGTCCACCAGTTCACCGGGTTGTTCGCTTTCGTTCATATGGTGGAAGAAGGTGACCTGAAACTATATATTTATATTTGTCACCGCTATGTACAGAAGCATGAAACTGGCAGCACTGACCTCTGGCGGAAAAGACTCCATCTATGCTATCCACCTTGCCCGACTTGAAGGGCATGAGGTTACCCACCTGGTAACTATCAAACCCGCCCGGGACGATTCCTACATGTTCCATTCCATTAACATCCACATGGTAGATATGATATCCAGGGCATGTGGCATTCCTCTTGTGGTTGAAACCAGTAGTGGAGAGAAGGAAGAGGAACTTTTAGACCTTGAACGGGCACTGGGTGCCCTGGACGTGGATGGTGTGGTTGTGGGTGCCATCGAATCAGTATACCAGGGCAGCAGGGTACACCGGATATGCGATGACCTGGGGCTTGAGGTGGTAGAGCCCCTGTGGCACCGGGACCCTGAACAGTTGCTCAGGGACATGGTCAGGGTCATGGATATCAGGATCGTCCAGGTAGCTGCCATGGGACTTGATGAAAAGTGGCTGGGCAGGGTTATTGATAGTGCTGTGATAGATGAACTGCTTGAACTAAATCGCAACTATAGAATACATATATGTGGTGAAGGGGGGGAATACGAAACTCTTGTGCTGGATGCACCATTTTTCAATTCGAAGATACAGATTCTTGAATCAAAAACAGCATGGAAGGGAGATTGGGGATTCTATAACGTAGAGGATGTGAAACTTGTACAAAAAGGAGACATTTCCTCATAACGCCCGGATCAACTCGAGTACGTAAAGTCAAACTTAAATCTCAGGTAACAAAAAAAAAGTATGCCTTATCTTATTGATAAAGCAATAAAAGAGTGGATTTCACCCTTATTAATTCAAAATATTATTGAAAAATTATTAATTTTTCTTAACACCCATCCAGCCAGTTCCTTTGCAGGTTCTGCAAGGCATACCAAGATTCATATAACCTCTACCTTTACAAAATTGGCATTTTAAGTGAGGTTCTTTTACCATGAAAGTCTTACTGCCATTACAGGCAATACAAGGTTTTCCTTCCGATTCTCCAGTCCCTGCACAATATCCACAAGGTTGTTCAGCATAAGTTTTCTCAGCCATAATATTCATCTCATTAAAGTCTCGAGGAATCTCGATAAAATTCATCATGGTTTATTATTACTTATCATTTGCGTTATTAAATTCATAAACGCAATTTTTCGAGCAGGTTTTCTGATGTTTTCCATGAATGTCGTGCAATATCAGGAAGACTTTTATTTGATTTTAACCACTCTTCAAGGAATTTCTTTGTCTTGGGGTCAGATGGGTACCCACTGCCCAGAACCATACCCATTTCCTTTTCCATATCCCTTATAATTCTGTCTCTCTGGACCTTGGCAAGAATAGATGCTGCTGCAACAATAGGGTATGTTGCATCTGCCTTGTGTTTTGCTATTATTTCGATAGGGCCATCATACTTCTTTTTCACGTTTACCCCGAACCGTTCCTCCTTAATATCGGCAGCATCCAGATATGCACGGTCCGGCCGCAGGTTTTCCAGCACTTTTGAATGAGTCACCACCATTAACTGGTTCATGGTCATTATTTTTCGCATCTCGTCTATCTGTGCGGCACTTATCTCCAGTATATGATAGTCTGCAGCAATTTCTTTTATCTTTGCTGACAGATAATTTCTCCGCATTGGGGACAGAACTTTTGAATCTTTTACCCCCAATAATTGCAAATCTGGCAGCTTGTTCTCTTCCATGACTACCCCGGCAACTATCATCGGCCCCAATACGGGCCCTTTTCCAGCTTCATCCACACCTGCAACAAGCATTTTATCTATTCCAATCAGTTCTTTGTTCAATTAATATGATATTACCGTATTCCTTTTACATATCATATTTAAATTTTTGTATGTGCTTAATAATCATTATATTTGCGAAAGCGTTTAATAATATAGAATTTATTAAAAGACTAAATTAGCCCAGTCAAATGATATCGAATATATAGTCCTGGTAAGAAAACAGCGAGCATAGAATAATTTGTAACGATCTGAAAACATAATCATATTTAAATATAATTAACGATATATAATTCCGGGTATTGAAGACAAACCATTTGACTGAACCATGCTAAGTACATCTTATCTTAAAAGGAGAGTTTAACCCAATGGCAATTAAAAAAGGCAGATTCACTATTGAGAACCTTGAAAATGTCCAGATAAACATAGGTAGTATCGTATCTTCCGGTGAGGCAGAGACACCAGAAGGTCCAACTCCCGCACCTGAAATTCATGACCTTCGGGATTGGGATATGAAGCTGCTGGACAGGTATGAACCCGTCTATTCACCTGTTTGTGATATGTGCTGTTACTGCACCTATGGAAAATGTGACCTGACAGGGAACAAGGAAGGAGCTTGCGGCATCGACATGGAAGCCCACCAGGCCCGTGAAGCTATGCTTAAAGGCCTGACAGGCACAGCGGCCCACTCTGCCCATGGCAGGCATTTACTGAATAACCTTATCAAGCGCTTTGGAGCAGACTATCCTATCGATGTGGGTCCAAGTAATCTCAAAGCGCCCCTCACCCAGACCATAATGGGTATCAAACCCGAAACTATTGGCGATTTCATTCCGGTACTGGATTATATTGAAGAGCAGATAACCCAGCTGCTGGCAACCGCCCATACCGGCCAGGAAGGCAGTTCCCGGGATTTCGAGTCCAAGGCCCTGCATGCAGGTATGCTTGACCATCTTGGTATGGAAGTGTCTGATATTATCCAGATATCATGCCTGGGCATGCCAAAAAGCCAGGAAGATGCCCCGCTGGTAGACATTGGTATGGGTTCCATTGATTCTTCTAAACCGGTGCTGTTATGTATTGGACATAACGTGGCCGCTGTTACCTATATTATGGACTATGTGGAAGAACATGACCTGTTCGATAAGATAGAACTGGCAGGTCTGTGCTGTACTGCCCATGACATGACGCGATATAACAAGAATGCAAAGATAGTGGGACCGATGTCAAAGCAGCTCAAGTACATCCGTTCAGGTATTCCTGACGTGATAGTGGTGGACGAGCAAT
This DNA window, taken from ANME-2 cluster archaeon, encodes the following:
- a CDS encoding Mov34/MPN/PAD-1 family protein gives rise to the protein MCATVKIKGIAKSTLDFILEVSKSSAPREFAGLLRAEDGVIKDVIFLPGTESSQRSATIRLIMMPNISIAGSVHSHPTSNTNPSRADLALFARVGGYNIIAGAPYDSRSWRCYDSNGRSIPLNVLDIEFDDDDADLVLF
- the cfbB gene encoding Ni-sirohydrochlorin a,c-diamide synthase, producing the protein MNESEQPGELVDIPRILIAGDRSSSGKTTISTGLMSVLNRRGLRVQSFKVGLDYIDPSYHTEVTGRPGRNIDGHLMHRNAVLEVFHHGISYQGGADIAIIEGVRGLFEGLEGLTETGSTAQIAKMLDCAVVLVIDARSITRSAAAVVMGYKSFDPEVNITGVILNNIGGVRHARKAREAIETYTGTPVIGEIHRNDSMNISMRHLGLIPAIEGRRKLDDFDRRIKGIEDIIREGIEIDTVLEMAKSASPMKLPKPDIFVPGPEGKNPVIGIALDEAFNFYYRDNLDLLELAGAKLEYFSPLNDAQMPEIDGLYIGGGYPELYAPGLSANESMRQHIKEMSQSGMPIYAECGGLMYLTGEMVTGKVNTSSYRTADMPEGNYAMVGALPGRTMMGQSRVVSYSRGSFVESTPVGNSRDKFFGHEFHHSEIIDIPDDARFGIKLERGIGIKDGYDGLMVKNTIGVYSHLHAASYREFAPRFIDSCADEK
- a CDS encoding transcriptional regulator → MAEKTYAEQPCGYCAGTGESEGKPCIACNGSKTFMVKEPHLKCQFCKGRGYMNLGMPCRTCKGTGWMGVKKN
- a CDS encoding TIGR00289 family protein, with amino-acid sequence MKLAALTSGGKDSIYAIHLARLEGHEVTHLVTIKPARDDSYMFHSINIHMVDMISRACGIPLVVETSSGEKEEELLDLERALGALDVDGVVVGAIESVYQGSRVHRICDDLGLEVVEPLWHRDPEQLLRDMVRVMDIRIVQVAAMGLDEKWLGRVIDSAVIDELLELNRNYRIHICGEGGEYETLVLDAPFFNSKIQILESKTAWKGDWGFYNVEDVKLVQKGDISS
- a CDS encoding rRNA biogenesis protein, producing MKNGHVLSCELYPKDVKSLVDRLQEVQTSLISDDLDGLDLRVAAKECGFVTSEEEYNALFHTVYTELAIRQITATRSNDTILVQSIQAMDDLDRITNALSERLKEMYDLNFPEIGLKGEKLVHFVSKHGTRNNVNHCDLEHKNIHILAECSTGMELPEAFANSIKDMASNIAGLYAAKDQISKFIGNHMERNYSNLSDVAGVHISARLISIAGGAQKLANMPSSTIQVLGAEKSLFKHLRGNATSPKHGVIFQHPLVREGPWWLRGKIARLVAAKISLAVRVDFYAGDFRKELAEDLNRKVGELYKKYPSPPKRKSGK
- the rnhB gene encoding ribonuclease HII — translated: MLVAGVDEAGKGPVLGPMIVAGVVMEENKLPDLQLLGVKDSKVLSPMRRNYLSAKIKEIAADYHILEISAAQIDEMRKIMTMNQLMVVTHSKVLENLRPDRAYLDAADIKEERFGVNVKKKYDGPIEIIAKHKADATYPIVAAASILAKVQRDRIIRDMEKEMGMVLGSGYPSDPKTKKFLEEWLKSNKSLPDIARHSWKTSENLLEKLRL